The following are encoded in a window of Solidesulfovibrio magneticus RS-1 genomic DNA:
- a CDS encoding ABC transporter substrate-binding protein: protein MAKFLLLVAALLLCPAAAHAAAPAGEPIVVGGLFAQSGPAAVVGTPSKLVAEMTVKQINDMGGILGRPVKLVAYDTESSPDVALRQARQLVEGDKVLAIIGPTSTGEGLAVKKYTEEKHVPVIMTVGGDAVVAGGKFGPYDWTFKAPQRTATAVAKIYDYLKGKNISKIAVLSSKDAFGQDGLTELKDNAAKYGIEIIAEETFDPKGTDFSAQAFKLQAAKPQAAVVWTIGPAGSIAAKNFAALPGERPLLVQCHGQPGPTYLELAGEAAGGTVMPGTKLMAPESLPDEDPQKIVIEAFIKAYKDNGIQEKFPLNTHSGYAYDALTLLRAGLEKAGKAEPEALRAALEKLERVVGVSGVYTMSSQDHNGLGPDSMVMLIVDSNRYKLAP, encoded by the coding sequence ATGGCCAAATTTCTCCTGCTCGTCGCTGCCCTTCTGCTTTGCCCGGCAGCTGCCCACGCCGCCGCGCCAGCCGGCGAACCCATCGTCGTCGGCGGACTTTTCGCCCAGTCCGGACCAGCCGCCGTGGTCGGCACCCCGAGCAAACTCGTGGCCGAAATGACCGTCAAACAAATCAACGATATGGGCGGCATCCTCGGCCGGCCCGTGAAGCTCGTCGCCTACGACACCGAATCCTCCCCAGACGTGGCCCTGCGCCAGGCCCGCCAGCTCGTCGAGGGCGACAAGGTGCTGGCGATCATCGGTCCCACCTCCACGGGCGAAGGACTGGCCGTCAAAAAGTACACCGAGGAAAAGCACGTCCCGGTCATCATGACCGTGGGCGGCGACGCCGTGGTGGCCGGCGGCAAGTTCGGCCCCTACGACTGGACCTTCAAGGCCCCCCAGCGCACCGCCACGGCCGTGGCCAAGATCTACGACTACCTCAAAGGCAAGAACATCTCGAAAATCGCGGTGTTAAGCTCCAAGGACGCCTTCGGCCAGGACGGCCTGACCGAGCTTAAGGACAACGCCGCCAAGTACGGCATCGAGATCATCGCCGAGGAAACCTTCGATCCCAAGGGCACGGATTTCTCGGCCCAGGCCTTCAAGCTGCAAGCCGCCAAGCCGCAGGCCGCCGTGGTCTGGACCATCGGACCGGCGGGGTCCATCGCCGCCAAGAACTTCGCCGCCCTGCCCGGCGAACGGCCGCTTCTGGTGCAGTGCCACGGCCAGCCCGGCCCCACCTACCTGGAACTGGCCGGCGAGGCCGCCGGCGGCACGGTCATGCCCGGCACCAAGCTCATGGCCCCGGAATCCCTGCCCGACGAAGATCCCCAGAAAATTGTCATCGAAGCCTTCATCAAGGCCTACAAGGATAACGGCATCCAGGAGAAGTTCCCGCTCAACACCCACTCGGGCTACGCCTACGACGCCCTGACCCTGCTGCGGGCCGGCCTGGAAAAGGCCGGCAAGGCCGAGCCCGAGGCGCTGCGGGCGGCTCTGGAAAAGCTCGAACGCGTGGTCGGCGTCTCCGGCGTCTACACCATGTCCTCCCAGGACCATAACGGCCTGGGACCGGACTCCATGGTCATGCTCATCGTGGACAGCAACCGCTACAAGCTGGCGCCGTAG
- a CDS encoding FG-GAP repeat domain-containing protein: MTLFRRLVLLVAALTCLPATALAAEVKTFAVAPFTVHGPEKYQYLSQGVQSMLESRMNWPGHLAPMDKAKAGAKLAKAPASEAEAKKTAAELGVDFLAYGSVTISGEQASVDIMVVGRDGKKWPKSLSAKIADLIPAMERTAQALNNEIFQRPSQAASGSQGGAPGSQLNSDFVVNQTGADGQKAYLNPSFRYAGPTETAGVWRSQSMPLVSRGIAIADFNGDGQQEVAILAQNSVEVFNYKDRQLMPIAKYATSPNLNLLNISAMDINGDGKAEIIVSTSYFKEPRSFILSLEGNKLTELYKDIKLYLNVAAVAPDFNRQLVGSKGETKELFLPGVHNVIFAGGQPQLSTRLPLPTKANPFNFAYLPEKSGYKVIINDDQDRIVVYTAKGERIAATEEQYCGSAIGLEYDPLMAPMEKPKTDHLWTYYYIPLPMIVANLDKDDRYEVLVSKNISLAAQFFETFRTFSQGEIHALYWDGVGMNLLWKTRRIKGTVTGYALADIDNDGQKEMVVCLNTWPGAAGVYARRTIVLAYKLDASGMSQPGEFGIDKEAGE, translated from the coding sequence ATGACGCTTTTTCGTCGCCTTGTCCTGCTGGTCGCGGCCTTGACGTGCCTGCCGGCGACTGCCCTGGCCGCTGAGGTCAAGACCTTTGCCGTGGCCCCGTTTACGGTGCACGGCCCCGAGAAATACCAGTATCTGAGCCAGGGCGTGCAGAGCATGCTCGAATCCCGGATGAACTGGCCGGGCCATCTGGCCCCCATGGACAAGGCCAAGGCCGGCGCCAAGCTGGCCAAGGCTCCGGCCTCGGAGGCCGAAGCGAAAAAGACCGCCGCCGAACTCGGCGTGGACTTTCTGGCCTACGGCTCGGTGACCATCTCGGGCGAACAGGCCAGCGTGGACATCATGGTGGTGGGGCGCGACGGCAAGAAATGGCCCAAGTCCCTGTCCGCCAAGATCGCCGACCTGATCCCGGCCATGGAGCGCACGGCCCAGGCCCTCAACAACGAGATTTTCCAGCGCCCGTCCCAGGCCGCCTCCGGCTCCCAGGGCGGCGCGCCAGGCAGCCAGCTCAACTCGGACTTCGTGGTCAACCAGACCGGGGCCGACGGCCAGAAGGCCTATCTCAACCCGAGCTTCCGCTACGCCGGCCCCACCGAAACCGCCGGCGTGTGGCGCAGCCAGTCCATGCCGCTGGTCTCGCGCGGCATCGCCATCGCCGACTTCAACGGCGACGGGCAGCAGGAAGTGGCCATCCTGGCCCAGAATTCCGTGGAGGTCTTCAACTACAAAGACCGCCAGCTCATGCCCATCGCCAAGTACGCGACCTCGCCGAACCTCAATCTGCTCAACATCAGCGCCATGGACATCAATGGCGACGGCAAGGCCGAGATCATCGTCTCCACCAGCTACTTCAAGGAACCGCGCTCGTTTATCCTGTCCCTGGAAGGCAACAAGCTGACGGAACTCTACAAAGACATCAAACTCTACCTCAACGTGGCCGCCGTGGCCCCGGACTTCAACCGCCAGCTCGTGGGTTCCAAGGGCGAAACCAAGGAACTGTTCCTTCCCGGCGTGCACAACGTCATCTTTGCCGGCGGCCAGCCCCAGCTGTCCACCCGCCTGCCCCTGCCCACCAAGGCCAACCCCTTCAACTTCGCCTATCTGCCGGAAAAGAGCGGCTACAAGGTCATCATCAACGACGACCAGGACCGCATCGTGGTCTACACGGCCAAGGGCGAGCGCATCGCCGCCACCGAAGAGCAGTACTGCGGCTCGGCCATCGGGCTGGAATACGACCCGCTCATGGCCCCCATGGAAAAGCCCAAGACCGACCACCTCTGGACCTACTACTACATTCCGCTGCCCATGATCGTGGCCAACCTGGACAAGGACGACCGCTACGAAGTGCTGGTCAGCAAGAACATCTCCCTGGCCGCCCAGTTCTTCGAGACCTTCCGCACCTTCTCCCAGGGCGAAATCCACGCCCTGTACTGGGACGGCGTGGGCATGAACCTGCTGTGGAAGACCCGCCGCATCAAGGGCACGGTCACCGGTTACGCCCTGGCCGACATCGACAACGACGGCCAGAAGGAAATGGTGGTGTGCCTCAACACCTGGCCGGGCGCGGCCGGCGTCTACGCCCGCCGCACCATCGTGCTGGCCTACAAGCTCGACGCCTCGGGCATGAGCCAGCCGGGCGAGTTCGGCATCGACAAGGAAGCCGGCGAATAG
- a CDS encoding GDP-L-fucose synthase, whose translation MKTPHEAAAGPIFVAGHRGLVGSAIAKVLAAKGHDVLTRTHRELDLTSQADVRAFFAAAKPAAVFLAAAKVGGIHANSAYPADFIRDNLLIQTNVIDAAYKSGAQKLVFLGSSCIYPKFAPQPMPESALLTGPLEETNQWYAIAKIAGIKMCQAYRRQYGFDAISLMPTNLYGPGDNFTPVNSHVIPALMRRFHEAKTRGDAAVTVWGTGKALREFLHVRDMAEAAVACFERYDDEEIINIGTGQEIAIADLARLMAKVTGFAGNIVFDPSRPDGTPRKLVDISRLKALGWTPTISLEAGLAETYQWFLDNIESARLA comes from the coding sequence ATGAAAACGCCCCATGAAGCCGCCGCCGGCCCCATTTTCGTCGCCGGCCACCGGGGCCTTGTCGGCTCCGCCATCGCCAAGGTTCTCGCCGCCAAAGGCCACGACGTCCTCACCCGCACCCATCGGGAACTCGACCTGACCAGCCAGGCCGACGTCCGCGCCTTTTTTGCGGCCGCCAAGCCGGCCGCCGTGTTCCTGGCCGCGGCCAAGGTCGGCGGCATCCACGCCAACAGCGCCTATCCGGCCGATTTCATCCGCGACAATCTGCTCATCCAGACCAACGTCATTGACGCGGCCTACAAAAGCGGCGCGCAAAAGCTCGTGTTCCTCGGCTCATCCTGCATCTACCCCAAATTCGCCCCGCAACCCATGCCGGAATCGGCGCTCTTGACCGGCCCCCTGGAAGAAACCAACCAGTGGTACGCCATCGCCAAGATCGCCGGCATCAAAATGTGCCAGGCCTACCGCCGCCAATACGGCTTTGACGCCATAAGCCTCATGCCAACCAACCTCTACGGCCCCGGCGACAACTTCACGCCGGTCAATTCCCATGTCATCCCGGCGCTCATGCGCCGCTTCCACGAAGCCAAGACGCGCGGCGACGCGGCAGTCACGGTCTGGGGCACGGGCAAGGCGCTTCGCGAATTTCTCCACGTGCGCGACATGGCCGAGGCGGCCGTGGCCTGTTTCGAGCGCTACGACGACGAGGAGATCATCAACATCGGCACCGGCCAGGAAATCGCCATCGCCGATCTGGCCCGGCTTATGGCCAAGGTCACCGGGTTCGCCGGCAACATCGTTTTCGACCCGTCCCGGCCCGACGGCACGCCCCGCAAACTCGTGGACATAAGCCGCTTAAAGGCCCTGGGCTGGACCCCCACCATCAGTCTGGAAGCCGGATTGGCCGAAACCTACCAGTGGTTCCTCGACAACATCGAATCCGCCCGGCTAGCCTAA
- a CDS encoding branched-chain amino acid ABC transporter permease — protein MLALYLAQIVNSGLALGAVYGVMALGFSLIFSASRLINFAQGELLLLGGLTIMSLAGVMQLPPAAALLAAAVAGFLLGRTLFSTTLGLTLRATPLRQLMLTVAASLVFQGVAILCWGKNPLMPPRLLPLPDLRLGLFFLGRDTVTALALAVAAVIVLGLFLGRTRLGRALRATSQNAVAARLQGVDTVFCHALSFALAGALASLAALAVGPQTGLRYDMGLGLGLKGFAAATIGGYTSLGRVFAGGIILGLAEAAMVLTVSGEFKETAIYVLITILLVAAPREHDERP, from the coding sequence TTGCTCGCCTTGTATCTGGCCCAGATCGTCAATTCCGGACTGGCCCTGGGGGCCGTCTACGGCGTCATGGCCCTGGGCTTTTCGCTGATCTTTTCGGCCAGCCGGCTGATCAACTTCGCCCAGGGAGAGCTTTTGCTCCTGGGCGGGTTGACCATCATGAGCCTGGCCGGCGTCATGCAGCTGCCACCGGCCGCCGCCCTCTTGGCCGCCGCCGTGGCCGGCTTTCTCTTGGGGCGCACGCTTTTCTCCACCACCCTGGGGCTGACCCTGCGGGCCACGCCCTTGCGCCAGCTCATGCTCACCGTGGCGGCAAGCCTCGTCTTCCAGGGCGTGGCCATCCTGTGCTGGGGCAAAAATCCCCTCATGCCGCCGCGCCTGCTGCCTCTGCCCGACCTGCGGCTAGGCCTGTTTTTTCTCGGCCGCGACACCGTCACCGCCCTGGCCCTGGCCGTGGCCGCCGTGATCGTGCTGGGGCTGTTTCTGGGCCGCACGCGCCTGGGCCGGGCGCTTCGGGCCACCTCCCAAAACGCCGTGGCCGCCAGGCTCCAGGGCGTGGACACGGTCTTTTGCCATGCCCTGTCCTTTGCCCTGGCCGGAGCGTTGGCCTCCCTGGCCGCCCTGGCCGTGGGGCCGCAGACCGGGCTGCGCTACGACATGGGCCTGGGACTTGGCCTCAAGGGCTTCGCCGCGGCCACCATCGGCGGCTACACCTCCCTGGGCCGGGTGTTTGCCGGCGGCATCATTCTGGGGTTGGCCGAGGCGGCCATGGTGCTGACCGTCTCGGGCGAATTCAAGGAAACCGCCATTTACGTGCTTATCACCATCCTCCTCGTGGCCGCGCCGCGAGAACACGACGAACGCCCCTGA
- a CDS encoding alpha-L-arabinofuranosidase codes for MSRFLPLTAALALLPMLLFASIPAPAADLPAPAETVTVAADQTLRKTDRRLLGINLDYFIDHDANRPQGARPLANALAELGVGSLRYPGGAKSDITLWAAPPYRKPHPTLARLGPDEWPASDRRVYNLAEHRFNTTPLDFDAFMALCRKTGAEPVVVIPHDAMYKPPAPGSVAPDMATLLQNAVSLVRYANIERGYGVKYFEIGNESYFYVYDGGSRAKDYARDLNLFAAAMKGVDPSIFIGANGPVGANDVGSLDNMMGDPTVWWQAVFAEAGRNIDFVSVHEYPCYEWGGYDPYRTQSAPMLGVGEIDKAARAWGPPGLAGRLRYLLTEINSADWSGHPKNLGWKHENTLGHALVLTDMLAQALSDPRVVTTQIWATRWLGNNQAPELWDALDSHNNPLPTGTALKLLAERLGTRVVAATDAPGVRAFATRDDKRKTLSVFLINKDTARTVAVRVAGAKPGKAAAHAVWSGAGPDDKAPRLVWRNAAPVAGNEVTVALPAVSLTILTVPVS; via the coding sequence ATGTCCCGCTTCCTGCCCTTGACTGCCGCCTTGGCGCTCTTGCCCATGCTCCTGTTCGCCTCGATCCCGGCCCCCGCCGCCGACCTGCCGGCCCCGGCCGAGACCGTCACCGTGGCCGCCGACCAGACCCTGCGCAAAACCGACCGTCGCCTGCTCGGCATCAACCTCGACTATTTCATCGACCACGACGCCAACCGCCCTCAGGGCGCGCGGCCCCTGGCCAACGCACTGGCCGAGCTTGGCGTGGGCTCGCTGCGCTACCCCGGCGGGGCCAAGTCCGATATCACCCTCTGGGCCGCGCCGCCCTACCGCAAACCCCACCCGACCCTGGCCCGCCTGGGGCCGGACGAATGGCCGGCCAGCGACCGCCGCGTCTACAATCTGGCCGAGCATCGCTTCAATACCACGCCGCTGGATTTTGACGCCTTCATGGCCCTTTGCCGCAAAACCGGAGCCGAACCCGTGGTGGTCATCCCCCACGACGCCATGTACAAGCCTCCCGCCCCCGGCTCCGTGGCCCCGGACATGGCCACGCTGTTGCAAAACGCCGTGTCGCTGGTGCGCTACGCCAACATCGAGCGCGGCTACGGCGTCAAATATTTCGAAATCGGCAATGAGTCTTATTTCTACGTTTATGACGGCGGTTCGCGGGCCAAGGACTACGCCCGGGACCTCAACCTGTTCGCCGCCGCCATGAAAGGCGTCGATCCCTCCATTTTCATCGGGGCCAACGGTCCGGTGGGAGCAAACGACGTCGGCAGCCTGGACAACATGATGGGCGACCCCACCGTCTGGTGGCAGGCCGTCTTTGCCGAGGCCGGCCGGAATATCGACTTCGTCTCGGTCCACGAATACCCCTGCTACGAATGGGGCGGCTACGATCCCTACCGCACCCAGAGCGCGCCCATGCTCGGCGTGGGCGAAATCGACAAGGCCGCACGGGCCTGGGGACCGCCCGGATTGGCCGGGCGCCTGCGCTATCTGCTCACCGAAATCAACTCCGCCGACTGGTCCGGGCACCCCAAAAACCTCGGCTGGAAGCACGAAAACACCCTCGGCCACGCGCTGGTGCTCACCGACATGCTGGCCCAGGCCCTAAGCGACCCCCGGGTCGTCACCACGCAGATTTGGGCCACCCGCTGGCTGGGCAACAACCAAGCCCCTGAACTCTGGGACGCCCTGGACAGCCATAACAACCCGCTGCCGACCGGCACAGCCCTCAAGCTGCTGGCCGAGCGCCTGGGAACCCGCGTCGTGGCCGCAACCGACGCCCCGGGCGTTCGGGCCTTCGCCACCCGCGACGACAAACGCAAGACCCTCTCCGTCTTTCTCATCAACAAAGACACGGCCCGAACCGTCGCCGTGCGCGTCGCCGGAGCCAAGCCCGGCAAGGCCGCCGCCCACGCCGTCTGGAGCGGCGCAGGGCCGGACGACAAGGCGCCGCGCCTGGTCTGGCGCAACGCCGCGCCTGTGGCCGGCAACGAAGTGACCGTGGCCCTGCCGGCGGTGTCGTTGACGATTTTGACGGTGCCGGTGTCGTAG
- a CDS encoding branched-chain amino acid ABC transporter permease: MTVPRNLSLGLFFAALAVVGLATPGFQLLAVNQHLFLAVNVLALNFCLGLGGQISLAQAAFAGLGAFGSVLLHDRFPEATLVIVPAVVLGTGLLAAMLSRPMERLGEGFLAMATLCVSLVFTNLVLTLESVTGGSAGHMANARLALPLLGSLSGDRATFFCFAGLLALGSYIFLALRDSRLGRALAACRGDAQAASSLGVDRAAVRSLSFGLGGGLSAAAGVIHGHYTGFISPEQYHLELSLKALLFLVIGGPGNLLRPILAALVLETAMSWLSVLGDARTLVNGLLLGAALLAGYWRASR, encoded by the coding sequence ATGACCGTGCCCAGAAATCTCTCCCTTGGCCTGTTTTTCGCCGCCTTGGCCGTGGTCGGCCTGGCCACGCCCGGCTTTCAGCTCCTGGCCGTCAACCAGCACCTGTTTTTGGCGGTCAATGTCCTGGCGCTCAATTTCTGCTTGGGCCTTGGCGGCCAGATTTCCCTGGCCCAGGCCGCCTTCGCCGGCCTGGGAGCGTTCGGCTCGGTGCTGCTCCACGACCGCTTCCCCGAGGCGACCCTTGTTATCGTCCCGGCCGTGGTGCTGGGCACGGGCCTTTTGGCCGCCATGCTCAGCCGCCCCATGGAACGGCTAGGCGAAGGCTTCCTGGCCATGGCCACGCTGTGCGTGTCGCTGGTTTTCACCAACCTCGTGCTGACCCTGGAAAGCGTCACCGGCGGTTCGGCCGGACACATGGCCAACGCCCGTCTGGCCCTGCCGCTTCTGGGCTCCCTTTCCGGCGACCGGGCCACGTTTTTCTGCTTCGCCGGCCTGCTGGCCCTGGGTTCCTATATTTTCCTGGCCCTTCGCGACAGCCGGCTCGGCCGGGCCCTGGCCGCCTGCCGTGGCGACGCCCAGGCGGCGTCGAGCCTGGGGGTGGACCGGGCCGCCGTGCGCTCCCTGTCCTTTGGTCTGGGGGGAGGGCTGTCGGCCGCCGCCGGGGTGATCCACGGCCACTACACCGGCTTTATCAGCCCCGAGCAGTACCATCTGGAACTCTCGCTCAAGGCCTTGCTGTTCCTGGTCATCGGCGGCCCGGGCAATCTCCTGCGGCCCATCCTGGCCGCCCTTGTCCTGGAGACGGCCATGAGCTGGCTGTCGGTCCTGGGCGACGCCCGCACCCTGGTCAACGGGCTACTTTTGGGCGCGGCGCTGCTCGCCGGCTACTGGCGTGCCTCGCGCTAA